Below is a genomic region from Macadamia integrifolia cultivar HAES 741 unplaced genomic scaffold, SCU_Mint_v3 scaffold1794, whole genome shotgun sequence.
taaaaaattgaattggaccaGATTAAGCGAATCGAAACCGTAAAAAACTTTATaacaactttaaaaaattattaaaagagaaCATATAACCTACAAGAGGCCgttaagtcaactcaataaaaaccgaaccagtctgaattgaaattgaactttgatttcagtttggcctaatactagataaaatctagatcaaagtGCCCAAAATCGGAAATGGATCAAATCTCACAAAAGCCTTATAATCAGTCATTCTGAAACAGCctggataggtattactatggtAGATTTAGATCaaaattggtttattcaaccaatgattttaaactcgaaattgagtatcaaaacaatccctctagtgattccaattctaaattgaccattctagAACAGCCGGAGTTGAATAGTTCAtgaccaattctaatccaaatcggctaacaccagaattttaactcaaaatcaaagagtaaattgGTCCCTAATGATTCCAATCTGGATCAGAtccgaatcaatcacaaaatgCTAGAATTGATACTAAACTCTAAAAACCAACAgcccaatcccaaaaatcctagatatgtCATTCTATAATCATCAGAATTGGGATTGATCTGaactagccaaatcaactagagattttaaacttggaattggagatcgaactgatcatggtttcaagtattggtctgGGATCGATTGTATCGACTGAGACCGATCCTCAATCTGGATCCGTTATCCAGattgtttcaggggtaaaataggtaaaaagtagtacttttataaaaatcaggggtaaaatagatcgatacccaccgatcccatCTGATCCATATTGTTATCGAATCGGCATCGATAGAGACCGATACTAATACCGTCCCCAACATTCTTGGAActgattcctataaattttgatccaattgaaTCAAAATCGGACTGAAAAGAACCCTAGAATTGCCCTTAAATCTTAAGACCCACgatctagtcctataaaccttataatcgattttaaacacAGAATCAGAGATCAAATCAGTAActgccaatatcaatccaaatccaaatcaaattggaattgaccatAATCAATCCgaaaacccttagaatcaacctataaaatatattataattataagttttcacatgtcatcattatagtagtaccaagcctacgatattgctttacaaaaaaaaaaaagcctacaatattgccatttgtcatcttcttggattttaactttcttgaaaacactagtatatttaatataattgatttctttgaagagagagagagagacatgatgAGAACTATCTTACCGACCTAatctctaatgcacaacaatagaaattattgcaatataattgatacatgaatttttgagaagaggttttgttttcaaacttcaaaaaacaaaaatgaagtcaaCTACAAGttttaaatcctaaaacccAGAAAAGCATTGGACACGTGGAGAAGACAAAGAGCCTTTACCTAACTCACTAGAGATGATCTCGCTGAACTTTATACCACAAAAACTAGCAAAGGTAATAGAAAGACTCGCGGAGGAGGAAGACGATTAGTTGGGACAAGGGGTTGTTCAGGTTGTTTGGGAAGAatgtattcattctcaaaaataCTCCTCGTTTTGTTGTTTAAATCAAAATAACGATTCAAAAAATTGAGgttgaatttaattttttttaccttaaaagcaatcacaaaatgaaaaataatgggacacaataatttacttttctgatcttaaaagcaatcacaaaatgataaaataatttacttttttgaccaTAAAAGTAAttacaaaatgataaaataatggTGACACAATAATTTAGGTTACAAGGTTTTTGTAATCGGATCAgttacatttagacatacccATTAATTAATTTTCATTGATTGTCATTATTGGACGTTGAAGGTTGGACGGTGGATggtggactttttttttttgtttttgataaagCGGTGGATGTGGACCATTCGTGGCGGTTCATATCTGGGACCACAGAACTGGTTGACCCTTTCGCATAAGCTCCACAAGTCAACAAAGACCTTGTCCAAGGTCGTAGCCGTTCTTCTTAGAACCGTTGAGTTGAGAGAGATCAAAAGAAGAACCAGTCCTAAATGGTCAAGACAAGAACCAGTCCTAATCCGgtcttttttttaacaaaacattGGTTCCATACCGGACGGTGAGTAGTGCGTTGCAACGTTCTGTCAGGTCAAGTTTAAGTGCTTCTTTATTTATGTTGTCTCTTATAAGCCCCAAACGTGCATGCTACCAATTGACACATAAAATGTTTCCTCCCTCATCGTGCATCCTCGTTAATTATGAATACATTGTGACACTTAATTTAGTCATCCAAACAATCCCCTATAAAAAGGCTCGGGATAGATCAACTTGTCATctcatcatcaacaagaatcCAACTATTCAAGAAGAAGGtgtagaagagaagaaagataacAAGCAGTCATGGCAGGCTTGAACCATATCCTCCTCTTATCCTTCATGGCTCTCTTGGCACTCACAGTCAATGCCAAACACTATTATTACACttctcctccacctcctcctcaccaccctccacctccacctcctcaCCATgctcctccacctcctcctcaccaccctcctcctccatctcctcACCATgctcctccacctcctcatcatgctccacctcctcctcaCCATCCTCCACCCCACTACCACTTTCACTTGCCCAcgccagaagaagagaatgatgtGAAGTCGATTGGCGTGCAGGGAATGATTTATTGCAAAGCCGGATCTAAGCTCACGCCCCTTAAAGGTACTTACAGATATTTATTTTAGCTGAATTAGGATCTAATGTCAGGCCCTTGTAAGGAGTGAGGAtaggtttaaaaaataaatgtgttCTAGTCGTAGGATATTATTCCCGAAACaattcccctcccccccccccccccccggaaGGCAAGGGGTTATAATGCGGTTTTTCTCCCATTAAAATgggggtattttttttttttttgtccattcTTTTCGTTGCAGTATTTTCGATAACACAGTCACAACAATTAGGAATAGAAAATCTATGCATAAGAAAGACATAACTGTTAGAATGAAGGTATCCATTGTTCTTTGATTTGATACATTGCAATACATGACtaaagttttgtttaccaaaaaaaaaaccccccacaAATCTACTGAGTATATTTGATGATCAATAGAGACTCTTCGCATgcataaaatattaattctTGATCTTCATATTGTAGGAGCTGTGGCAAGGATAACATGCAAGGCAGTCGACAGGCATGGAGTTGTGACAAGTAGCTACACTGTGATGAGTGACACAAACAAATCAGGATACTTCTTAGCAAAGATGTCCTTGACAGAGATCAAAGAAGTGGGAAACATCACAGAGTGCAAGGGATACCTTGACATGTCTTCATCGATTTCATGCAGCATTCCCACTGATGTCAACAAGGGGATCACCGGATGCCCTCTTTCAGGCCCTCGCCTTCTCCATAACAAGATGCACTTGTACACTGTGGGCCCGTTCAAGTACAAAAAGGGGTTGCCACTTGGCCACGATTGAGGAGTCTTGCCACTTGGTTTTAGAGGCTATTACAAAGTATTACTAGCCTTTCAAAAATTGATGATTTTAATTTCCTTGTAAATTTTGCGCTGATGTTGTCGATGTTAATCATGTTAAATGGGAAGATCAGTGAATCATGTGCTTTTGAATAATAATGTGTTACTTTCAGGAtaagttttgatttttgtgATCACATGAATATGATGAAGGCCTAATTTTGATTTCCAAATAGAactatcaaaaaaatttttttttcttgaaaggcTTGGGCCCTAAACAGCAGTCGCAGGACCTCTATTAACTAAAAAGTTGTTCTATGGGGTAGGGTAGCGAAAATGAGAGATATCCCTTATTAGATATAAGAGGGCAGAGTGACGTCCGGACGacccccctttctttttctcctcccctGCCCTtgatctttttctcttttgtctgCTGACTTTATTGTAACGTTGTTCTCCGTCATTAATAAAG
It encodes:
- the LOC122064849 gene encoding protein SEED AND ROOT HAIR PROTECTIVE PROTEIN-like isoform X1; its protein translation is MAGLNHILLLSFMALLALTVNAKHYYYTSPPPPPHHPPPPPPHHAPPPPPHHPPPPSPHHAPPPPHHAPPPPHHPPPHYHFHLPTPEEENDVKSIGVQGMIYCKAGSKLTPLKGAVARITCKAVDRHGVVTSSYTVMSDTNKSGYFLAKMSLTEIKEVGNITECKGYLDMSSSISCSIPTDVNKGITGCPLSGPRLLHNKMHLYTVGPFKYKKGLPLGHD
- the LOC122064849 gene encoding protein SEED AND ROOT HAIR PROTECTIVE PROTEIN-like isoform X2, which codes for MAGLNHILLLSFMALLALTVNAKHYYYTSPPPPPHHPPPPPPHHAPPPPPHHPPPPSPHHAPPPPHHAPPPPHHPPPHYHFHLPTPEEENDVKSIGVQGMIYCKAGSKLTPLKGAVARITCKAVDKHGVVTGSYTVMSDTNKSGYFLAKMSLTEIKEVGNITQCKGYLDMSSSISCSIPTNVNKGITGCPLSGPRLLHNKMHLYTVGPFEYKKGLPLGHD